One Pleuronectes platessa chromosome 20, fPlePla1.1, whole genome shotgun sequence DNA window includes the following coding sequences:
- the myl12.1 gene encoding myosin, light chain 12, genome duplicate 1, which translates to MSSKRAKGKTTKKRPQRATSNVFAMFDQSQIQEFKEAFNMIDQNRDGFVDKEDLHDMLASLGKNPTDEYLEAMMNEAPGPINFTMFLTMFGEKLNGTDPEDVIRNAFACFDEEGTGFIQDEYLRELLTTMGDRFTDEEVDELFREAPIDKKNNFNYVEFTRILKHGAKDKDD; encoded by the exons ATGTCGAGCAAAAGAGCAAAGGGAAAGACCACCAAGAAGCGCCCTCAGCGCGCCACCTCCAATGTCTTCGCCATGTTTGACCAGTCTCAGATCCAGGAGTTCAAGGAGGCCTTCAACATGATCGACCAGAACCGTGACGGGTTTGTCGACAAGGAGGACCTGCACGACATGCTGGCCTCGCTGG GAAAAAATCCAACTGATGAGTACCTGGAGGCCATGATGAATGAAGCTCCCGGACCCATTAACTTCACCATGTTCCTCACCATGTTTGGAGAGAAGCTCAATGGCACAGACCCCGAGGATGTGATCAGAAATGCATTCGCCTGCTTCGATGAGGAGGGAACAG GTTTCATCCAGGATGAATACCTCAGAGAGCTGCTGACAACAATGGGTGACCGGTTTACAGACGAGGAGGTGGACGAGCTCTTCAGGGAGGCTCCCATTGACAAGAAAAACAACTTCAACTACGTGGAGTTCACACGCATCCTAAAGCACGGTGCCAAGGATAAGGACGATTGA